In Camelina sativa cultivar DH55 chromosome 17, Cs, whole genome shotgun sequence, the genomic stretch CTTGTCGAAACCTTTatgacattttattttcattcctTTGCCCGCTTTGTGTTTAAATGTCGATGTTGTGGATCCGTTGATTCGACACATCGGATGGCTACGCTCTTGTTACCGACAAAGTAGGGTTTCTTTCTCAGCCGTTGGATCATAATTAAACACATTAGTGTATCTCTCTATTAGACATCCCATGTTGTGTGAATTGTTATGTCTCCCATTCTTTTAATCAACgacataaaactaaaacaacatATTCATGGTCGAATATATGATAGTGCACATTAAAATCTacgtatatattttaaatgctCATGTTTCTTGACAACCGAACACGTGTTACTCAAGGCTAAGACAAGTTACTTATTTATTATACATGGCGAACGCCCACACGAAgcttaaattattttcatttttttctacaCGTATCATAGTGCCTAACATTATTTTATAGAGAATATGCACTAAATAGCACAAACAGAACTTAAGAAAATACcacagttgacaaaaaaaaaaaaataaataccaCAATTGTATGTGCttttctctttatatacaaTTACTCTTATAtccattacatatattacatgttatttatttaaatatcatgtcatttttttaaaatgaaattatatgtcggtttggattcacaaatgaaatagttaggatttagattttataattagaacgaaattatatgtcggtttgggttcacaaatgagatggttaggatttagattttataattagaacgaaattatatgtcggttagGATTCACAAGTGAAAtggttaaagtttagattttacacttagaatgaaattatatgtcagtttggattcacaaatgagatggttagagtttagattttacaattaaaacgagattatatgtcggtttgagtttacaattaaacactatttagattttacaatttaaacgaaattatatgttggtttgggttcacaaatgagatagttatgatttatattttacaattagaacaaaattatatgtcggattgggttcacaaatgagatggttagagtttagattttacaattaaaacgaaattatatatcggtttgggtttacaattaaacgctatttagttcaatataatatggaaaatataaatattacatgctatttcaaaaaatctcaccaaatctttcactttttctatctaacactaaaataaataaataaaatgattatgtttttttactcaaaaaaaaaagtgaaccttatagtatttttctataaaaaatgttattatggtattttgtttattttactcCATATTTGTGCTATCTACTAATATTactctattttatatataacttttgaccccaaaaaaatgtattttgtatATGTAGTATCTAGTTTTTGCAATTCACACATGCGCCCGACACTTTCATTAGTTACATTACATTACACATAAATTACCCGAGACTTTTGGTTATTTGCATAAATACCTGAAACTACTGATATTCACAACACTTACCCCGGCACTTTCGTTATTTACACATGTatgccacttttttttttgtcagttttgTAACGAATTGGAAACGgaactgattaaaaaaaacatcgaTGACAGGAATAAttccaatttttatatatagatattccCATATCTTTGTATCTCCAGTTGCACATTTTTGGAATGTGCATATATTTAGTTGATGGATCCGCAAAATTTTCCATTTATGAGATTAGTTATATTTCCTTGTACACATTTTATAGGTTTTGATCGATCATGTAAAAGTGCATATATCGCCGGTCAATGAAAAACACAACACGCGCGACTTTGTGACAATGGAGCCCGAAACCCACAATGATAATGATGAGCACGTCATCGATGTTACAACCGATGAGTATTCTACGTCAGGATCCTCTTTGGACGAGGGAAGCTACTCTTCATTAAGCTCGCCTCTGTCTACTGATGACGGTGCAAGTTCATCATCTACGAGAGGCTGTGATTGTTTTTGGAATACACTAGAATTAGTAGTCACTTTGGTTCACATTGTTGCAGCATTAGTAATTTTGACTCTGGCAAAAGATGAACATCCACACGCACTTTTGTTAGCATGGCTCATCGGTTACACTTGTGGATGTATTACCATTGCCCTCCTTATTATCCTTTCGCTTCTCCGCAAGTATAACCAAGTTGGGGTTTACTCAAGGTCGAGGTATAATAATCCCATAATAATTCCTATTTAATTctgtttatatatgtttcttttgttgttattgaAATTAATGGGTTTAGTTagccaaatcaaaacaaacaaatattggtgTGGCAGAGTGGATAGGGTGATGGAGGTTTTGAAGACTGGGgttgaatgtttattttttgtgtggttAATCTTGGGGATTGTATGGATTTCTGATGCACACTCATCTCCTTCCGATGCTCCTAAACTCCACAGGTTCAACTCACAATCATATCCCAAAAgagaattaattttttaaattatccctaactaattaatctcactGTTGTCTTCTTGATTACACTTTTTCAGGTTTTGTGTAGGCTTCATTGCTTTCAGTTGGATTAGATATGTATTTACACTTCTATTATGTGCAGGTATCTTTTTATCTCATATAATTTGTTCACGAGTGtttggaacattttttttttttctcatctatGGTAGATAATAAGTTGTGAGAAAAATGATGTAGATTCTCTTCGGGGTGGTGGATTATATTTTCAGAGACCGAGCCCTGATGATGTGAGTAATCTGATACTATACTGTGTTTGaagaagcattttttttttgttgttttcataattttaatgaTGGTGTGCAGTGTTGTTGCATATGCTTGGAGAAATTTGGAGAGGAAGAACGAGTAGTAATAAGGAAACTTGAATGCTCACACTTATTTCATTCGAAGTGTATAGACAAATGGCTGAGAGTCAAATCGACATGCCCTCTCTGTCAATCACTGGTTAGGGATTGTTGAGATGAGGTTAAGGTGTTTTGgtgaagacttttttttttttttgttttgttaatattcAAAACATAGAAGTGACGTTATACCACATTAAACCCTCTCCACTTGAAATAGGTTCCCGGAGATGTCTGTCATGAGGCTATTTACTCATGTTTTGATCTGAATTTTTAAAGAACCTCCTTATGTGTCTTTTTATTTGActattgtttataataatttgattGCGTTAAATACTACAATATAGTTTACTTGGTGTTGATCTATCTggtctattaaaaaaaaaagactaataatAATGTAGCACCAAAGTAGAAAGGTATATGCTTCGTGTGTCAACGCTGATATAAGATGGACTTTTTAAACTTTTGATGGGCAAGAAATaggagaaagaaaccaaaagtgATCATCAATGGAAGGCCCTTTGTTGACCGAGCGTGAACACATCATCAACATCACAAACGATCGTAGTTCCCCATCAACAGATGGTCAGCAACCACACGAGTTTGTTGAATTGGGTGATCCATACACAAATGAAAATGTTTGGAATTCGATCGAGTTTGTTGTGACTTTGGCCCTGATTGCTGCAGCCATAATTGTTCTGATCCAGCCAAGAGATGAAGAACACCCAcaaatagttttgtttatagGGATCATCGGTTATACTTGTGGCTGTGTTGCCACTCTCCCTATCCTATGTTGGCGTTTTTGGCATTATAACCGAAGTGTTGGCCCCGAATCTATAGACCAATACTTAAGAGAGAAAAGGTAATATAGATTGTGTTTATGTTCTCTCTTTATGCATTAGATTGAGATATAATGGCTTTATTGGTTTTGCAGAATCAACAAGCGTATGGACCATATTATGATGTGTTTCTTCCTGGGTTGGTTTGTGGTGTTTTTATGGATTTGTACTGTTCATGTATACATCTCATCGGCTCTAGAAGATACTACTAGTAAATTCTTATGGTGCGTATCAAAACGAAATTTACTATCATATCCCTTAAAAGTAATATTGAACTTTTCTAATACATGCATGCGGTAATTAATACTCATCTATTGTCTTCTACATTGTCTTGATGCAGGTTATGTGTGGCTCTCCTTACTTTCAGTTGCATTAGATATGTATTTTCTAATCTAACAATGGCAGTGGTCTGTTACACCACTCCTTTGCTCATACTGACTCCTGTGGTCGTATGTGTTCTCCTTGTTGTGGAAGTCTTAAAAGCCATTGGATCATGCATTGTAGAATGCATCTGTTAATTCGTCAAATCTGTCGCACGTTACTGATAATCAATATCAATCCTGCGACCTATGAttgtacttttttatttttcctggtGTTAAGTGTTAACAAACAATCAGAAATTTGGTGTTAAATTTGTTGAGAAAAACATGTTATTTGCTACAGTTTCccaaataagaataaaaactttttttttaactttcccAAATATTAAGTTAAGCACCAAAGAATTGGAAAGATCTCTATTTTTAGTTTGGTTGtaaatactagtatataattCAGAccaaatattaaagttttaatttatttcattgtAACAGATTGGCTGGTGTCCATTTGGTCTTTAATAATTTAGTTGGATATATATCCCTCATATTAATTGTAAACACAACTATAAAACAAACATTACTTAGTATTTACATTCTAATGCCATTGAAATTTAgactaaataatttattaacCAGAGGATTAAAATCCCTCGTATAACCACACCAGGGATTGAGTCCCGCTTTCTACGAATATAGGAATTTAGCTGATAGGTCAGCCAGTTGTGACCcaatggttaaaaaaaacatattttaataatcgGATAAACGCAAAGGTACAGGGTCGAATCTAACTTTTTCCTAATTTTTCTAGATTCTCAGACccttaaagaaaattaaattctgtttatatatacaaaaattttggtTGGTCAGGTGGTTATAGAAATATTCTACTTACCAAAtgtccattttattttttttactcccgTAAATCAGTTTaatacaattaaagaaaaataaattaagagtataaataattaagaaaattgtaataatatctattttttaaattagtacCTACTATTATAAtcagattttaaaatactaaccatatttaatcattttagtATAGATAATTAAGTTGAGATTtcaaatataaatcatataagaaaatagTCAAACATCTCTAGATTTTTCATAGTTATAAAGATACTCATTCCCCATAGTAATCATTACAACCAAGAAAACAGcttaaaatatcaataatagAAATATGctcttttatattgatttcaaaCTGATTAATCAGAAAgtattgtaataatttattaaaattctaaatcaaaatatatatccgaaaatattagttttagaattatgaaaactaataatttgaaaatatttacatatttagttttaaaattatgagAAAACTAAATGTTTAGTTAAAAAACATATCTACTAATCTTAATCttttgtgaaatatatttttacaataaaatattaatattagttaaaataaatatataatgggACAAATGGCGAAATTAGCTAGTTCTGTCCCATCCCCTTCTTTGGAAATTGGGGTCTTGGGTCTTGGGGAGGCAACGGACCCTGGCAAGGAGATGCCGTGAGGGGAGGCAGATTCAGTAAGCATGAGGTTTTTTTGGACGAAGTTTTTAATTCTTATTTCTCATCTTTCAATTTAGTATATTTAATTCATTAAGCATGCAAGAGGGGATTTCCAAACTGTAGCTTTGAATATGGCAGGTCAGAATATTTAgtatagataattttttatatttttttgtacaagttttgaaagatagttagttaaaaaaatatttatgtaatataaactattaaataatcaataagttattaaacacttttaaaatatataattatattttgttaatattaatttcaaaccTTATCTAGtttaacaataaacaatagttatttgagttttatttatttatttatttttcctacGCACATTTTTTACGTAACAATTCTctccatttatttttttctttaaagaagaaaagtgGAAAACCAAAATGTAAAAACTAACCACCACTAAAAGGCCTATGAAGAATTGAAGACGTTTGTCTATCCCACAAagccaaaaaaccaaaaatataaataaacttgTGCACATAAAACTGTCAATAAGTGGACGTGCCGGAGTGGTTATCGGGCATGACTAGAAATCATGTGGGCTATGCCCGCGCAGGTTCGAATCCTGCCGTTCAcgttttttatattgttttcccCCTTTATCcagttttgtcttcttcttctttttttttttttttaacatcccGCCCATATCAATCTACCCtagatttttcaattttgaaaaccccactctctctctctcccggCGTCAGTGTTTTTAACTGAAATCCTCATCGGAGAGGAATTTTCCGGTGATTTAGATGGCTGATACGAGCCGCCGGAGTTCAAGTTTAGAGGACGATCCCCTTCACGCTTACTCAGGTCTATCCTTGTTTCCTCGCACACTCAAATCCTTGTCgaatcctcttcctcctcctcctcttcatcaaTCAGAAGATCCACAGCAGACCCATACTCTTCTTGAGTCTATGGTAAAGCTTttccccctcctcctcctcttaatcTGCTTCATACTTCGATCTGATTTGCATTATTAGTTAGCCTTAGGGTTTGGTTTGCTCAGTGAGTAATTACGGCGACGATTCGAGTTGGTTATTTTGACGGTTACGAAATCAATCTCATTTCTCGCGTGTTTAATCGTAACCTTGCTTCGATTCTGCTCATCCCGCTTCTGGGTGGGTCTTCCCAAATGAcgaagattagggtttttattttattttatacgcctttgtatcttcttcttcttcttctagatgGATGTTTGATTTTCAGATTCTTGACTTATATCTTACAGCCTTTCGAAATTCAAAATGAGCATCAGGAGCAGGCAAAAGCTATCTTAGAAGATATCAATGTAGATGCCAAGCTGCTGAACCCTATTCCAAATAAACGAGAACGAAGACCGGGGTTAGACCCCCGTCAGCGGAAAAGCTTTTCTCTTGACCTTCCGACAAGGTTAAAAAAGATCATAGCAACTGAgccattgatttttttctttatttttccacTTCATCTTGATTCCTTTACAAAGTTAGTTGAAACctatattaaaatattcttGTTGCAGTCAACCACCTCCAGCTCTACCAAGCTTTGGTGGTAGTAAAATTCCAAGACCTGAAGAGTACTTTGCTGAATATGATAAATATGAACGTGagttatttctttttctcatgTTCATAGCCTTACCgtcttttattatataactgTCATGCATTTATGATGTTTTCTTTTCGGTGGATTTGAAATAGTTGCCAATCGAGAATGGCATAAACAGACTGGCACCAGTGTGATAGATACACAACAGAACCCGCCAGCAAGGCGCCCTCGCAGACCAGGACTTCAAGGGTATGTACTATGAGCAACTCTGTTGGAGCATGTTTCAGAAGTGTTCCATTTCCATCTTTTGCTATCTGTTTTCCTTGatactgaaaattttaaattctaggAGGAAACGGCCTTCGTTCATGCTTACTTCTGAGGATGGTTATATCGCTGATGATGTCAACCTAGAAGGTTCAGAAAAGGAAATCCCCGTTCCTTCTGAGAAAAGCTTAAAGAGGACCACAGCTGCACAAGTTATGACTGATGCTGTCAACCTGGAAGCTTCAGAAAAGGAAATCCCCATTCCTTCTGAACAAAGCTTAAAGAGGACCACAGCTGCACAAGTTATGACTGCAGATAGGGAAGTAGATGGTGAGTGACCACTTGTTTGATCATCGCTACCATTTTGTGAAATCTTGCTATCATCTGATAGTGATAGAAACTGTGTTTTCCAGATTCAACCGTAGACACGGACAAGGACTTAAGCAAGATTTTGCATGAGTTGCTTGCTTGCAGTCGGGATGAGCTTGAGGGCGGTGGTGCCATCAAGATTTTGGAGGATCGCTTGAATGTTAAGCCCTTTGTTGTGGAAGATATTTCTGAAGTTCCAGATGTTAGAAAAATGGACTTGAAGGCATCTGGAAGGAACCCATCAAACCGGAAGAGTGTGCTATCAAACATACAGAATATGCTGAAAGGGAC encodes the following:
- the LOC104759240 gene encoding uncharacterized protein LOC104759240, translating into MEPETHNDNDEHVIDVTTDEYSTSGSSLDEGSYSSLSSPLSTDDGASSSSTRGCDCFWNTLELVVTLVHIVAALVILTLAKDEHPHALLLAWLIGYTCGCITIALLIILSLLRKYNQVGVYSRSRVDRVMEVLKTGVECLFFVWLILGIVWISDAHSSPSDAPKLHRLHCFQLD
- the LOC104755877 gene encoding uncharacterized protein LOC104755877, which gives rise to MEGPLLTEREHIINITNDRSSPSTDGQQPHEFVELGDPYTNENVWNSIEFVVTLALIAAAIIVLIQPRDEEHPQIVLFIGIIGYTCGCVATLPILCWRFWHYNRSVGPESIDQYLREKRINKRMDHIMMCFFLGWFVVFLWICTVHVYISSALEDTTSKFLWLCVALLTFSCIRYVFSNLTMAVVCYTTPLLILTPVVVCVLLVVEVLKAIGSCIVECIC